A single window of Vibrio sp. SCSIO 43137 DNA harbors:
- a CDS encoding DUF2249 domain-containing protein has protein sequence MVMVIELDVSELEPPQPMREICQKLEDMPQNSILHVFHRRKPVPLFELLQERYHYKHVEKSEHCHEIYIWDKQNSDAQAYVSHKLAEE, from the coding sequence ATGGTGATGGTTATTGAGCTGGATGTCAGTGAACTGGAGCCCCCGCAGCCAATGAGGGAGATCTGTCAAAAGCTTGAGGATATGCCACAAAACTCAATTTTACATGTTTTTCATCGTAGAAAACCTGTGCCTCTGTTTGAACTGCTACAGGAGCGCTATCACTACAAACATGTAGAAAAAAGTGAACATTGTCATGAGATCTATATCTGGGATAAACAGAATAGTGATGCGCAAGCCTATGTTTC
- a CDS encoding hemerythrin domain-containing protein gives MSTIQEFMTGHHKECDELLVEAENALAKGDWLLFGQSWNHFTDETLRHFAMEEETLFPAFEAKTGMTGGPTMVMRHEHSQVRVQFEQMALTIESQDTDKAMGIIESTMLLIQQHNMKEEQILYPMSDNHLPEREEIVAQMASQAKTDKA, from the coding sequence ATGTCTACCATTCAGGAATTTATGACGGGTCACCATAAAGAGTGTGATGAACTGCTGGTTGAAGCAGAAAACGCCTTAGCAAAAGGAGACTGGCTACTGTTTGGTCAGAGCTGGAATCATTTTACTGACGAAACCCTGCGCCATTTTGCCATGGAAGAAGAGACCCTGTTTCCGGCATTTGAAGCAAAGACGGGCATGACAGGCGGTCCTACAATGGTAATGCGTCATGAACATAGTCAGGTAAGAGTTCAGTTTGAGCAGATGGCTTTGACAATTGAATCTCAGGATACCGATAAAGCTATGGGTATTATTGAAAGTACTATGCTGTTGATTCAACAACATAATATGAAAGAAGAGCAGATTTTATACCCTATGTCGGACAACCATTTGCCGGAACGTGAAGAGATAGTTGCACAGATGGCAAGCCAAGCTAAAACTGATAAGGCTTAA